Proteins co-encoded in one Clostridiales bacterium genomic window:
- a CDS encoding polysaccharide deacetylase family protein produces the protein MYFITLKKKDLLTWLEILSLLIIFISLNALTGSAKVFLSGTIPRKLPIYSVETQENKIAISFDAAWGADKTDELIDILNEHQVKATFFLVGFWAEKHSDKVKALDENGFEIGTHSNTHPDMTNLSKTQMQLELQTSINILHNITGKKPKVFRPPFGAYNNALIETAESLGLKTIQWDVDSLDWKDYTAQQIAQRVISKTKKGSIILMHNNGQNTPKALRLIILGLKNKGFEFVCVSELIYHDNYYIDHTGRQIKNI, from the coding sequence ATGTATTTTATAACGCTCAAAAAAAAGGATTTGTTGACTTGGCTTGAGATATTGTCTTTGTTGATTATATTTATATCTCTTAACGCGTTGACAGGCTCGGCAAAAGTTTTTTTGAGCGGAACAATACCAAGAAAACTACCGATATATAGCGTTGAAACGCAAGAAAACAAAATTGCCATATCGTTTGATGCGGCGTGGGGAGCGGACAAAACGGATGAGCTAATAGATATATTAAACGAACACCAAGTAAAAGCGACCTTTTTTTTGGTCGGCTTTTGGGCGGAAAAACACAGCGATAAAGTAAAAGCTTTGGATGAGAACGGGTTTGAGATCGGCACTCATTCCAACACGCATCCTGATATGACTAATCTTAGCAAGACCCAAATGCAGCTTGAATTGCAGACATCTATTAATATTTTGCATAATATAACGGGCAAAAAACCTAAAGTATTCAGGCCGCCTTTTGGAGCTTATAACAACGCGTTGATAGAAACTGCCGAAAGCCTTGGTTTAAAAACAATACAATGGGATGTGGACTCGCTAGATTGGAAAGACTACACCGCCCAACAAATCGCCCAAAGGGTAATATCAAAAACCAAAAAAGGCTCTATAATACTTATGCACAATAACGGCCAAAACACGCCCAAAGCGTTGAGATTGATAATTTTGGGCTTAAAGAACAAGGGATTTGAATTCGTATGCGTAAGCGAACTTATATATCATGACAATTATTATATAGACCATACGGGAAGACAAATAAAAAATATATGA
- a CDS encoding DNA topoisomerase 4 subunit A, whose protein sequence is MEENIQQQVIQKTMEEVMHSSMMPYSEHVIMDRALPRVEDGLKPVQRRILYSLYELGITPDKPYRKSARIVGDCLGKYHPHGDKSVYDAMVRMAQPFNMRHTLIDGHGNFGSIDGDSAAAMRYTEARLAPIAMELLRDLDKDTVKWSLNFDDSIKEPDMLPGRFPNLLVNGASGIAVGLATNIPPHNLAEVIDGVIAYINNPQITLKEMMKIIKGPDFPSGGYIIAGPELKKAYETGKGKITIRAKIYIEVDENDRKSIVIKELPYQVNKASLLESIMLQREKRKELLNGISEILDESDRDGMRAVIKVKKDADPRKICEILFKHTQLSQNFGINMVAIADGKPQQMGLLDIIAYYVNYQREIIVKRSRYELNEAKNREHILTGLLIAVKNIDEVVKIIKTSASVSEAKVNLCARFALSEVQAQAILDMRLARLTHLEVNKLEKELAQLRILIEKLNAILASKKLQMEVIVNELNTIKRTYKDPRRSEIIKSVEDYYIPADDDEKPIEDFVIGYNEYGSLKRIPQKNYSMSVKEFTDSSSQHDIYKLLTQAQTYDIIYCFTNLGNCYKVDVMSIPEAKWRDKGEDLKVSIPDLQDGEKLIKIFTVKKDLPEGNLLFFTKDGMVKKSAWSEYGIIKSTFQAVKLKDGDEVINIEEEIENSSILFITAQGMGLNADSGDIPIQGRISGGVKGILLNEGDYVIYASQIDDQSGYIALITDKSCSKKIEIQELGLMNRYRKGLKVFDLKDNCGQKLIWAKYLRKKEAITVILLDNEKYLSAFSSQDIIKTNRTGKGKNLCKLQKLNFIEDVFVYNT, encoded by the coding sequence ATGGAAGAAAACATTCAGCAACAAGTAATACAAAAGACAATGGAAGAGGTAATGCACTCTTCCATGATGCCGTATTCCGAGCATGTAATAATGGACAGGGCATTGCCCCGAGTGGAAGACGGACTAAAACCTGTCCAGCGCAGGATATTATATTCTTTGTATGAATTGGGTATAACGCCCGATAAGCCGTATAGAAAATCGGCGCGCATAGTGGGCGATTGTTTGGGAAAGTATCATCCCCACGGCGACAAATCCGTTTATGACGCTATGGTAAGAATGGCGCAACCGTTTAATATGCGCCATACGCTGATAGACGGTCACGGCAATTTCGGCTCTATTGACGGAGACAGCGCGGCCGCCATGAGATATACGGAAGCTAGACTGGCGCCCATAGCTATGGAGCTTTTGAGAGACCTTGACAAAGACACAGTCAAATGGAGCCTTAATTTTGACGATTCTATCAAAGAGCCCGACATGTTGCCCGGCAGGTTTCCTAATCTATTGGTTAACGGCGCTTCGGGCATTGCGGTAGGGCTTGCCACAAATATTCCTCCGCATAATTTAGCCGAAGTAATTGACGGCGTCATAGCTTATATTAATAATCCCCAAATCACCCTAAAAGAAATGATGAAGATTATAAAAGGCCCTGATTTTCCAAGCGGAGGTTATATTATAGCTGGGCCGGAGCTTAAGAAAGCGTATGAAACAGGCAAAGGCAAAATTACCATAAGGGCAAAAATTTATATAGAAGTAGACGAAAACGATAGAAAGAGCATAGTAATCAAAGAATTGCCTTATCAAGTCAATAAAGCGTCATTGCTGGAATCAATAATGCTTCAAAGGGAAAAAAGAAAAGAGCTGCTAAACGGCATAAGCGAAATTTTGGACGAATCGGACCGCGACGGCATGCGCGCTGTAATCAAAGTAAAAAAAGACGCGGACCCTAGGAAAATTTGCGAGATTTTATTTAAACACACCCAACTATCCCAAAATTTTGGAATTAATATGGTGGCGATTGCCGATGGCAAGCCGCAGCAAATGGGCTTGCTTGACATTATAGCGTATTATGTAAATTACCAAAGAGAGATTATTGTAAAAAGAAGCAGATATGAATTAAACGAGGCTAAAAACAGGGAGCATATCTTAACGGGGCTTTTAATAGCTGTAAAAAATATTGACGAGGTCGTCAAAATAATAAAAACAAGCGCGTCAGTCAGCGAAGCAAAGGTAAATTTATGCGCTAGGTTTGCCCTTAGCGAAGTCCAGGCCCAAGCTATTTTGGATATGAGACTTGCCCGACTTACGCATTTGGAAGTCAACAAGCTGGAAAAAGAATTGGCGCAATTAAGAATTTTAATAGAAAAATTAAATGCAATTTTGGCGAGCAAAAAGCTTCAAATGGAAGTGATTGTCAACGAACTTAACACAATCAAACGGACATACAAAGATCCAAGGAGATCGGAAATAATAAAAAGCGTTGAAGATTATTATATTCCTGCGGACGATGACGAAAAACCCATTGAAGATTTTGTCATAGGCTATAACGAATACGGTTCGTTAAAGCGCATCCCTCAAAAAAATTATTCCATGTCCGTAAAAGAATTTACGGACAGTTCCAGCCAGCATGATATTTATAAGCTTTTGACTCAAGCCCAAACCTACGATATTATTTATTGTTTTACCAATCTGGGCAATTGTTATAAAGTTGATGTAATGTCTATCCCCGAAGCCAAATGGCGCGACAAGGGCGAAGACTTGAAGGTTAGTATTCCCGATTTGCAAGACGGCGAAAAACTAATCAAAATCTTTACCGTAAAGAAAGACTTGCCCGAAGGCAACTTACTATTTTTTACCAAAGACGGCATGGTCAAAAAATCGGCTTGGTCCGAATATGGAATAATCAAATCAACTTTTCAGGCTGTCAAACTTAAAGACGGCGACGAGGTAATCAATATAGAAGAAGAAATTGAAAATTCGTCCATATTGTTTATTACGGCTCAAGGCATGGGCCTTAATGCCGATTCCGGCGATATCCCAATCCAAGGCCGAATTTCAGGCGGCGTTAAGGGCATTTTATTGAATGAAGGCGATTATGTTATATATGCCTCCCAAATAGACGACCAAAGCGGATATATAGCCTTAATAACGGACAAAAGCTGTTCAAAAAAGATAGAAATTCAAGAGTTAGGGCTTATGAATAGATATAGAAAAGGACTAAAAGTTTTTGATTTAAAAGACAATTGCGGCCAAAAATTGATATGGGCCAAATATTTGCGCAAAAAAGAAGCCATAACCGTTATTTTATTGGATAATGAAAAGTATTTATCCGCCTTTTCTTCCCAAGATATTATCAAAACCAACCGAACGGGCAAAGGCAAAAATCTTTGCAAATTACAAAAACTTAACTTCATAGAAGATGTTTTTGTATATAATACATGA
- a CDS encoding RimK family alpha-L-glutamate ligase: MKKHGIIIINSFSFSPAFKNQTKRLIEEFGRLDVKIDIGRNSHVNLYLDNYEIINRIKDYDFVVYLDKDKYPARMIEKSGQIIFNRPRAIELCDDKLQTYIALTQNNIKMPKTIPSPLKFYKTDIDDGIFLQKVIEILKFPIVVKGAYGSLGNRVFLAHNFEQLKALREQMVDIPHLYQEFIGSSAGQDTRVIVIGHIARAAMIRKSDKDFRSNIELGGKGYPTKLSDEYIEMAQKASEILGLDYCGIDILKDQNSKPVLCEVNSNAFFNTIEKVSGVNIAKIYAEYVYDKVYNR; the protein is encoded by the coding sequence ATGAAAAAACACGGCATAATCATAATTAATTCTTTTAGTTTTTCTCCCGCTTTTAAAAACCAAACAAAAAGGCTTATTGAGGAATTTGGACGGCTTGATGTCAAGATAGACATCGGTAGAAATAGCCATGTTAATCTTTATTTAGATAATTACGAGATAATAAATAGAATAAAAGATTATGATTTTGTGGTCTATTTGGACAAAGACAAATACCCCGCAAGAATGATTGAAAAAAGCGGGCAGATAATTTTTAACCGTCCGCGCGCCATTGAGTTATGCGACGACAAACTCCAAACATACATAGCGTTGACCCAAAACAACATTAAGATGCCCAAAACCATACCTTCTCCTTTGAAGTTTTATAAGACCGATATTGACGACGGAATCTTTTTGCAAAAAGTTATTGAGATTTTGAAATTTCCTATTGTGGTAAAAGGCGCTTATGGCTCGTTGGGCAATAGAGTGTTTTTGGCGCATAATTTTGAGCAACTCAAAGCGCTAAGGGAACAGATGGTTGATATCCCGCACCTATATCAAGAATTTATCGGCTCAAGCGCCGGCCAAGACACTAGGGTTATAGTTATTGGCCATATCGCGCGCGCCGCAATGATAAGAAAATCAGATAAAGATTTCCGCTCCAATATAGAGCTGGGCGGCAAAGGCTATCCCACGAAACTTTCGGATGAATATATAGAAATGGCGCAAAAAGCGTCCGAGATTTTGGGCTTGGATTATTGCGGAATAGATATATTAAAAGACCAAAATTCAAAGCCGGTATTATGCGAAGTTAATTCCAACGCTTTTTTTAATACGATTGAAAAAGTCAGCGGCGTCAATATCGCAAAAATTTACGCTGAATACGTATATGATAAAGTATATAACCGTTAG
- a CDS encoding single-stranded DNA-binding protein, with product MNYPENIANKVFLAGQIVTEPEFSHEIYGEGFYEMMIEVPRLSEQKDVLPITVSERLLIDRPLKIGDMTALLSQFRSYNKLMDGKSRLMLTVFVREILDWTSECNPNIIELGGFICKQPIYRTTPFKREICDLLIAVNRAYNKSDYIPCIAWGRNARFVRNLRVGEKVIISGRIQSREYQKRLEDDTIVTKTAYEVSINKISVSPAEMNTKTFFETTVFKDSADITDKK from the coding sequence ATGAATTACCCCGAGAATATTGCCAATAAAGTATTTTTGGCAGGACAAATAGTAACCGAGCCGGAATTTTCGCATGAGATTTACGGCGAAGGTTTTTACGAAATGATGATTGAAGTGCCCAGACTTTCTGAGCAAAAAGATGTGCTGCCAATAACGGTAAGCGAAAGATTGCTTATTGACCGTCCGCTAAAAATTGGCGATATGACGGCTCTTTTGAGCCAGTTTAGAAGCTACAACAAGCTTATGGACGGCAAAAGCCGATTGATGCTTACGGTTTTTGTGCGCGAAATTTTGGACTGGACTAGCGAATGCAACCCTAATATTATAGAATTAGGCGGATTTATTTGCAAACAACCCATATACCGCACAACGCCTTTTAAGCGTGAAATTTGCGATTTGCTTATCGCCGTTAACCGCGCTTACAACAAATCGGACTACATACCTTGCATAGCTTGGGGCAGAAACGCAAGATTTGTCAGAAATCTAAGGGTTGGCGAAAAAGTGATTATTTCAGGCCGGATTCAAAGCCGCGAATATCAAAAGCGTTTGGAAGATGACACAATAGTAACCAAGACGGCGTATGAGGTATCTATTAACAAAATCAGCGTCAGTCCTGCCGAAATGAACACCAAAACCTTTTTTGAAACGACAGTATTCAAGGATTCAGCGGATATTACGGACAAAAAATAA